The Nicotiana tomentosiformis chromosome 2, ASM39032v3, whole genome shotgun sequence genome includes the window TATGTGGCAGAAATTGAGCTGTTAATTGCAGTAGGTACTGCAGTATGCATTGAAGAAATTTGGAGCTCCTTCGAAACTGATGAATTATTGGCTTTTGGTTGCTGTCCCGATGGTACAAATGCAGCTAAGTTTAGACTTAAACCTCTCTTCTTTGGAAAAATGTCATTTGAATTAGAAACATGCTCACCTAGCACCTTTGATGGCTTATCCCTTGAAGGAGGAGTTTCTGAAAATTCAGTCGCCTCATCTTCACTAGCTGCCTGAAAACTATCTGCATAGTCTTCGTCCTCCTCTTCAGCTAGTTCTGCCCAAGTGTTCCTGTTCACAAGCAGTGCACTCGTCGCCCCTTGTTGCTGTTTAGAATGCGTTACCTCATTTGTTGATGCTTGAGAAAGAGAGATAATAGTTGTGTTTGCATGTTGGTTGTTCCCTGTTGATATTAGCTGCTGTCCAGAATAAGCCGCATGTTCATCAAAAAATTCGAACGATTGGGATGGTATCTCAAAGACTGAAGTATTCAGTGGTACAAGAGGTGCCTTAATCTTGGTAGTTGTGTTCATCATCATAGCTGCTTGTGCATCCTTAACCATCTTAGCTGGTTCCGGATTTGAAATATGCAATGTTGGTGTTGATGCAGTAGGTGCTTGACTTGCCTCACATGTGTTGGCATTAACATTTACAATATGAAGTCGAGCATCTATGTCATTTGCATTATTCTGCTGCTTTTGGTTACCTGTAAAGCCtactttttcttcttctgcctGGGCATCCTTTACCATGTTAGCTAGTGCAGAATTTGAAATATGCATTGTTGGTGTTGCAGCATCTAGTGGTTGAGTTTGCTCGCAATTTGGATCATTAACAGTTACGAACTGAATTCGAGCATGTTGGTCCTCTGCATTTTTTTTATTGCTTTTCAGTATTTATGTTGCTTGTATTTCCAATGGCTGGTTCTGTCACATCCTCCTGCTGTTGCTCCATATACTCAGGTTCATTCAAAGCATTTTCGCCCTCACACAACAAAGCATCGAATGAGTTGGAGATCCCAATGTCTGTCGATGAGACAAACTGACTGTAAAGGGCTGTTGTTTGCTTCTTCGTAGGTGATCTATTCACCCCTGCCCAATTCTTACTCTTTTTATCTGAATTTGTTGGAGCTGTAGTTGATTGCCTTGTTGTATCATGTATCTGCCAAGAATGTTTAGCCTTTGAATGAATATCCATAGATCGAGCCTCACTATTCTGCAAATAATCAGTAGGCTTCATAACATCAGCTGCTGCCTGCTCCTTTCCAGCTGATCCTTGATGTTGTTTAGCCTCTATTTTTACCCCCTTTGACCCTGTTGAAGCTGCATATTGTAATGCCCCAGCACACAATGTAGCAGTAGGTCTAACAACCCCAGTGATAGCTCCAACACCAGGGGATTCAGATGCAGCAGTATCCCCCAGTTTTTTACCAACATCCTCTGTACTCAATGCCTTAGGTACTTTAGATGCTGCATGTTCTAGTTCCATAACATCAACATGATCAAAATTGGATGTTGCCCTCAAAGAAACAACAGTTTTAGGCAGCCCAGTAGAAACCTGAAAATTAACAGCATTTACTATTTTTCCAGGTGAACCAATGTGTGCGTGATTCTTATCATTGTGCTTTTGATCAGCTCCAATTATTGCACTGCTGTCCATCAGCTCCTGAAGCTGCCCAGATTCAATAACTGAATCTTTAAGAACTCCAGATGAGCATCGATCACCCACAACCTCGTACAACCTAGGTAATATTGAATTAGTAGCACGCTCCACAGTTACATTAGATGTGACAACACATATCAAATTTGAACGTTGTCTAGTGTGTTAAAAATCAGCAACAGCTGGAACAACTTCAAAACCTTCATTTAGAGTAGCCTTTTCTTGATGTACATCGGCCTGTAACTTCAACATCTGAAGCTGTTCAATAGATTGAAATTCATGCCCAATTCTTTCGACTTGTAATCCTTGCGCCATCCTAGCCAAAGCTCGATCAACTGGTATCTCATCCAAATTAGAATTCTGCTCAATCTTTTTCCCAGTAACTGCTACAACCAATTCACCTGTTCCACGCTGTTTCACAGTATCAATTTGGTGATTTGTACCAGCGAGTACTTGCAATTTCTTCTGCTGCCCACTGATAACACCAGTTTCAGGTATTCCAGCATGCCCAGTTACCACAGCTGATGAAATAGGATTCAAACGAGAGGCATTGTCCTGAGTAGTCACTGCTCTCGTAGATAAAATCTGCAAATCCCTACCTAGTGCTCGAACGTCTTCAGATTGTTGTTTTTGTAACAATTTAGCATTCAAGTAATCCCTTGCATCACCTTTTAATTGTTCAATACTAGTTTGATCATAATTCTCCTCTTCAGCTACTGCTACCAGTATATTCTTCTTTATAAGTAAGCGACATGCCGATTCGACATGTCCTTGGTGTTTACAAACAGTACAGTAACCTGGAAGATTATCATAAACAACTTCTTGAAAAACCTCAAGTATTTTACCAGATTCATTGTCAACATGCTGTAATCGAATATGTTGCGGCAGCTTAGCAACTAGATCAACGATTACTCTAACTCTTGCAGTGCTAGGTCTAAATTTCACCTGTGTTGCTTTGTCAATAGCGATAGGCTTTCCAACTGGCGAGGCAATCGATAGTAAAGACTTTCTAGCAAACAATTCTGGAGATAAGTTTGGCAATGAAATCCATACCACAGCCATTGTTGTTTCTTCCTTTGGATTGAAACCAATTGTCCAGGAAAAAACACGATATTGATGTTCTGCTCCATTGTGCGAAAAATAGTTCATTGCTCGAGCTAGAGCAGCAACAAAATCTTCATATTGATTCAATCTAATTAACAATTGTTTAGGGGCAAGTTGACCTACCAAACAGTGACCTTTAATTCCCAGAACTTTCGGCAGCAAACTTCGCAAGTCTAGCAAATCTGGAGATCGCGGCGACAATTTGACAACCACTGCTTGGTGCAGTCCTTCCTCCACAACAAAAGCTTGTCTTTCTTCCCTTGTAAAGGGTATTGTAGGTTCTCCATGGATTATATGAATTGGTTTTAGCGACAATTTAGCAGTCGTTTGGGCAGATAGGTGTGTAGTTAGGCGTTTGGTATAGGATTGTTGATCATTGTTGTTTATGTTTTGCTCGCTAGGGTTTATATTAGGCTCTCCCACAGCTTGAAGCTGGGGAGAGACGATGGCAACCATGGTTGCTGCTAGGTCGCCATCGCTAGAGataggagagagaagagagaagagagaagagagcGATTtgttttggggtttagggttttttTGGTTTGGGGTTTTTTATTATCAACGTATTATATCTCCATAACTGACaatattgttttttcttttttgtagaATTTTGCATACTTTTAACACAATACCTGGTTACTTGCATAACAAAATCGACAGAGTTTCTTTGAAATTGAGTGTTATTTTACATTTCATTTATTGCAAAAAGAAAAAGTCTGGAGTACGGGATAGTACTTCAAGTTTTATTGATTTTGGGTCTCAATTTGAAAATCAAATTTTAATAAAATGTACTCCAGAGTAACTAGATACCATAAAGGCTTAAATAGTAATGGTGCCATATAGAACAAAACAAAATAGTGCTTATCTAATTGAGTATGTCAATTATAAATATGTTAGAAGTAGAAAATCTCTCTATAATATTATCGCAAtcttattttgtataatttttataatgttatttaacatataAGCAGATTTTTACGTTAATATTCATCTTAAAGCACTCTATAAATACACTGTAACTCATAGGCGGCTGTCGAAAACTAGAAATTCATTTGGGTTTGAACTCTGAAACTGAGTCACTGACAAGGCAAACAAAAAATTTGATTCGGCTTATGCACGTCAAAATGGCATGGCGTAACCATTTTTACGCTGGCTATCCAAAAATAGCCATCTTGCTAATGTAATCGATTTCTAACCATTTTAACTTAAAATATATTAGTAAATGATATTTTTGCCCTTGTCCTTTTTAACGTCCTGTTGAGTTACTTTACGTTTTTAATCACATTTCGCTTTCTTTTTAGAGTAGTGTACGGATTTCGCTTTCGTGAGAGCACTTTCTTCGAATTTTAGTCTGGATAAGTGTTGTTTTTACAGTAATGTATTTGAattttcattgttattgttgtttcgtTTGTTTTAATTTTGATTTCCGTACTGTTAGCATTTAAACATCTacgatttttttttctttgttcagTAGTTCGTCTTATTTCTGATAATTTTGTCACTCTGTTATTAGTTTTATGTTGTAATGTTGTAATCGTTGCATAActtttttgataacgaggtctgCGATGAAGATGCAGTAAAGCTTGCTCAAATTTATCTATTAGAAGTCGTTCTATTGGGTAAATTTGAAGGTCGAAATATAAGTGATCGTTCTATGAAAATCATTGACGACGAAGAGCCTTGTGTTTCTTTTCCATGGGGCAGTTTCTGTTTTGATGAGCTTATTGATAGTTTGTCGTATCTTCTAACAActgattgtcacgacccgaaatctcacccgtcgtgatggcgcctatctcaatactaggcaagccggcatCATTAATAACccacaatatcttttaaatacGGGAAACATCATAATTAAGTTTAATAGAAAGTCCCACAAATACTAGGTAAAACAtattcccaaaatctggtgtcaccgagtacatgagcatctatatattacaagcctggaaaacacggtctataatagtctaagactaaatacagtaaacaagataTAGGGAacgagagacaaggtctgcaaaatacggcagctacctctgaatctccagaaaatcaaCCGTGCGAAAGAATCTACATCCACTATGTCCgaaatcacctggatctgcacatgaagtgcagggtgtagtatgagtacaaccaactcagtaagtaataataataaataaagaactgaaagtagtgacgagcttcacaactaagtccaaatacagtatttttcaacataaaaaagtaggcatactttcaagttcaacatttaaaactccacgaaaatttcatatcaaattttgaTTGAAACAGAAATAATATCTTTCAGAGTTTTCCAAAACTgtgatatatgatagctgaagtgcagcaataatgaaatcaatgcatcctctcagagtaacggtcactcagtcctcccattcactccaacctcacaatcactctttccttccagtcactcattcctctcaatcactcagcactcgacactcgcactcagtaggtacctgcgctcactaggggtgtgtacagactccggagaggctccttcagcccaagcactataacaagtcaatcatggcataaatcaataaaacatgttgcggtatgcagcctgatcccataaatatcctcacaattagaccctcggcctcactcagtcatcaacctcttcagtctctcgggcttttcagaaatcatgatgagcagcccaacaacaatgatatgatgcatcaataatgaacaagagagactgagatgtaatatgcaagtaaatccgtgactgagtacaaactAATAAtataacagataattcaacatgtacacgacctatgtgggtcccaacagtgtcaacacatggctTAAACATTATTTATAGTTAAATTTCCCTAATACGTGGAAAAATGTACGGGTAGCAACAATTTATTCAACAACACAAATCCATGGAATTTacaaagtcacaattcctacggtgcacgcccacacgcccgccacctagcatgtgcgtcacctcaaaatcaatcacatatcacagaattcgggatttcataccctcaggaccaaatttagaactgttacttacctcaatccgagcaattctttattccaataaaccttttccttgCGATTCGACCTCCGAACGCCttgaatcttagtcaaaataattcgatacaatcaacacgaagtatagaaatcaattccatatgaaattgctaaatttcacaataaaaatccgaaattaatttaaaaatcaaCAATGGGACCCATATCTCGGAAcctaacaaaagttataaaatttgacaacccattcaattacgagtccaaccatataaaaattatcgaattccgacatcggattgaccttcaaatcttcattttacatttttggaagggtttataaaaatctgatttttctttcataaattcacggattcatgatataaatgaatatggaatcatgaaatataattaatataggatatggaatcataaaatataatcaatataggataaggaacacttaccccaatgtttacccgtgaaaatcgcccaaaaatcgcct containing:
- the LOC104100326 gene encoding uncharacterized protein — its product is MVAIVSPQLQAVGEPNINPSEQNINNNDQQSYTKRLTTHLSAQTTAKLSLKPIHIIHGEPTIPFTREERQAFVVEEGLHQAVVVKLSPRSPDLLDLRSLLPKVLGIKGHCLVGQLAPKQLLIRLNQYEDFVAALARAMNYFSHNGAEHQYRVFSWTIGFNPKEETTMAVVWISLPNLSPELFARKSLLSIASPVGKPIAIDKATQVKFRPSTARVRVIVDLVAKLPQHIRLQHVDNESGKILEVFQEVVYDNLPGYCTVCKHQGHVESACRLLIKKNILVAVAEEENYDQTSIEQLKGDARDYLNAKLLQKQQSEDVRALGRDLQILSTRAVTTQDNASRLNPISSAVVTGHAGIPETGVISGQQKKLQVLAGTNHQIDTVKQRGTGELVVAVTGKKIEQNSNLDEIPVDRALARMAQGLQVERIGHEFQSIEQLQMLKLQADVHQEKATLNEGFEVVPAVADF